A window of Thermococcus aggregans contains these coding sequences:
- a CDS encoding tRNA uridine(34) 5-carboxymethylaminomethyl modification radical SAM/GNAT enzyme Elp3: protein MEEKYRKACEEIAKAIISGEIKDRDQLNKFKVKIARNYHLSKLPTNSDILRVMSKEQREKFKEFLKKKPTRTISGVAVVAMMTKPFPCPHGRCIYCPGGPSEGSPQSYTGKEPSALRALQNAYHPYLIMMNRLKQLYDIGHDIDKVEVIIQGGTFPAVDLDYQEWFIKEAFKAMNDFPYFKDVENLEEKIRKAVLFGEIDDDPLFRKAWERTHRKPYYYLEEEQRKNEKAKVRMVGLTIETRPDWAMEKQIDRLLKLGTTRVELGVQTVFNFIYERVKRGHTVEDTVRATQLLKDAGLKINYHMMPGLPGSNFERDLRAFQIIFEDERFRPDMLKIYPTLVTRDTILYKWYKEGKYRPYTTEEAVELLVEVYKMLPKWVRVMRIQRDIPVQLVEAGVKHSNLGQLVINELIKRGIRPREIRFREVGHQMQKFGVQPEVEHIKLLREDYKASGGHEIFLSFEDVKNDILIGFLRLRIPSEKAHRKEINCCPSAIVRELHVYGPLVPIGGKPKYEWQHRGYGRELLAEAERIAREEFDVKKMLVISGVGVREYYRKFGYRKDGPYVSKRLDKKGYANFAKTKEFDGHLNT, encoded by the coding sequence ATGGAGGAAAAATATCGAAAGGCCTGCGAGGAAATTGCAAAGGCGATAATATCTGGCGAGATTAAGGATAGGGATCAACTTAACAAGTTTAAGGTTAAAATAGCTAGGAACTATCATCTAAGCAAGCTTCCTACTAACTCGGACATCCTCAGGGTAATGAGCAAAGAGCAGAGAGAGAAGTTTAAGGAGTTCCTCAAGAAAAAGCCGACTCGTACGATAAGCGGTGTTGCCGTTGTAGCCATGATGACAAAGCCCTTCCCATGTCCCCATGGCAGGTGTATTTACTGCCCTGGAGGACCGAGTGAAGGTTCTCCTCAGAGCTATACCGGAAAAGAACCCTCTGCTCTTAGAGCTCTTCAAAACGCTTACCACCCTTACCTCATAATGATGAACCGCCTAAAGCAGCTCTACGATATTGGCCACGACATAGACAAGGTTGAAGTAATCATCCAAGGTGGAACTTTCCCGGCTGTTGATCTGGATTATCAAGAATGGTTCATAAAAGAGGCCTTTAAAGCCATGAACGACTTCCCCTACTTTAAGGACGTTGAGAACCTTGAGGAAAAAATCAGAAAGGCTGTTCTTTTTGGTGAGATTGATGACGACCCTCTCTTCAGAAAAGCCTGGGAGAGGACTCACAGAAAGCCCTATTATTACCTTGAGGAAGAGCAGAGGAAAAACGAAAAGGCAAAGGTCAGGATGGTAGGGTTGACGATTGAAACAAGGCCTGATTGGGCTATGGAAAAGCAAATCGACAGACTGCTGAAGCTTGGAACAACGAGAGTTGAGCTTGGCGTTCAGACAGTGTTTAACTTCATCTACGAGAGGGTTAAGAGAGGACACACTGTTGAAGACACTGTAAGGGCTACACAGCTCCTCAAAGACGCTGGCCTCAAGATAAACTACCACATGATGCCGGGCTTACCGGGGAGCAACTTTGAGAGAGACCTAAGGGCATTTCAAATAATCTTTGAGGACGAACGCTTCAGGCCGGATATGCTCAAGATTTACCCCACTCTAGTTACTAGGGATACGATCCTTTACAAGTGGTATAAAGAGGGAAAATACAGACCTTATACAACCGAAGAGGCTGTTGAACTGCTTGTTGAAGTTTACAAGATGCTTCCTAAGTGGGTTAGAGTGATGAGGATTCAGAGGGACATCCCCGTTCAGCTCGTTGAAGCGGGTGTAAAGCACTCCAATCTTGGCCAACTGGTCATTAATGAACTCATAAAGAGGGGCATAAGGCCAAGAGAGATAAGGTTCAGGGAAGTCGGGCACCAGATGCAGAAGTTTGGAGTCCAGCCAGAGGTTGAGCACATCAAACTTCTTAGAGAGGATTATAAGGCAAGTGGAGGTCACGAGATATTCCTGAGCTTCGAGGACGTGAAGAACGATATCTTAATTGGATTCTTAAGGCTTAGAATTCCAAGTGAAAAAGCCCACAGGAAGGAAATAAACTGCTGTCCGTCCGCTATAGTCAGAGAGCTCCATGTTTACGGACCACTGGTGCCTATAGGTGGAAAGCCGAAGTACGAGTGGCAGCACCGCGGTTACGGAAGGGAGCTCTTAGCTGAGGCAGAGAGAATAGCGAGGGAAGAGTTTGATGTGAAAAAGATGCTCGTGATAAGCGGTGTTGGCGTAAGAGAGTACTACAGAAAGTTCGGCTACAGAAAAGATGGGCCGTATGTAAGCAAAAGACTTGATAAAAAAGGATACGCCAACTTTGCAAAAACCAAAGAGTTTGATGGGCACTTGAACACTTAA
- a CDS encoding tripartite tricarboxylate transporter permease encodes MDIATLLIQVTFLTAFSVLLYIIIGMIPGTDETATIAPVTLAFLAAGFDPLLVLAWFMGTIVAFKAADAVPTALAAIPGGVMAVPQVPDALVARKYGYSEILLRKGITASVIGTIVAIAITLPLSFYLAPLGDLLKNPIGPLNWPGWVYLIVAGTLLLAIMSKAKILALLAIFPFAMLVQGLRGLYGHSAFISIFLAITVGPILYELLTLISPNNHHLKRKDYARIKLVRTGKISLNPLHHLTKVEVALSSLLAGLSGILATFMSPVGLTVLFGDLVKESQKDELKGSLMAYAVRDAIKNATYIGGTLIPLIALGVPTGPMSAGPAHPFFAELAAFGGSTPRDVLLQRYSTSTIMLVTIYATLFAAILAYLILIKYSKQLTRFVFKKVPAEALYATFLAIVMVLAYNDAGIAGIFGSILVGLISATFVRNGVSIGILFMVLVAAPYLVGLLF; translated from the coding sequence ATGGACATTGCAACCCTTTTAATTCAAGTCACTTTCCTAACAGCATTTTCGGTTCTGCTGTATATAATAATTGGAATGATACCCGGGACCGATGAAACCGCCACAATTGCCCCAGTAACTTTGGCATTCTTAGCAGCTGGCTTTGACCCGCTCCTTGTCCTTGCTTGGTTCATGGGTACAATAGTGGCATTTAAAGCTGCTGACGCGGTTCCAACAGCTTTAGCAGCAATTCCGGGTGGAGTTATGGCCGTACCTCAAGTTCCAGATGCATTGGTGGCTAGAAAATATGGGTACTCAGAGATTCTTTTGAGAAAGGGAATTACAGCAAGTGTCATCGGAACGATAGTGGCCATAGCAATAACACTACCGCTCTCTTTCTACTTAGCCCCATTGGGAGATCTTCTCAAAAACCCGATAGGTCCTTTAAATTGGCCGGGATGGGTTTATCTGATTGTTGCAGGGACATTGCTGCTGGCAATAATGTCAAAAGCCAAAATCTTGGCATTATTGGCTATATTCCCATTTGCGATGCTTGTTCAAGGTCTTAGAGGACTGTACGGCCACTCAGCTTTTATAAGCATCTTTTTGGCCATTACTGTAGGACCGATACTCTATGAGCTCTTAACACTTATCTCACCCAATAACCACCACCTAAAACGTAAAGACTACGCCCGTATTAAGCTTGTAAGGACAGGAAAGATTTCACTGAATCCACTCCATCACCTCACGAAAGTTGAAGTTGCTTTGTCTTCACTATTAGCTGGGCTAAGCGGTATTCTTGCGACCTTTATGAGCCCAGTTGGGTTAACAGTTCTCTTCGGAGATCTCGTAAAAGAAAGTCAGAAAGACGAACTCAAGGGTTCCCTCATGGCTTATGCAGTTAGAGATGCCATAAAGAACGCTACCTATATCGGAGGAACTCTGATTCCCCTTATTGCGTTGGGTGTTCCCACTGGGCCTATGTCAGCCGGTCCAGCGCATCCGTTCTTTGCAGAGCTCGCTGCCTTCGGCGGCTCAACACCAAGGGATGTCCTTCTCCAAAGGTATTCAACATCCACAATAATGCTTGTGACAATTTATGCGACTCTATTCGCTGCAATTTTAGCATATCTGATACTAATCAAGTATTCAAAGCAATTAACAAGATTTGTCTTTAAAAAAGTGCCTGCAGAAGCTTTGTACGCTACTTTCTTGGCCATAGTAATGGTTTTGGCATACAACGACGCAGGAATCGCAGGAATCTTCGGTTCAATATTGGTAGGGCTTATCTCAGCCACATTCGTTAGAAATGGAGTCTCGATAGGCATACTTTTCATGGTGCTTGTTGCGGCGCCATATCTTGTGGGATTGTTATTCTGA